Proteins encoded together in one Miscanthus floridulus cultivar M001 chromosome 16, ASM1932011v1, whole genome shotgun sequence window:
- the LOC136512625 gene encoding uncharacterized protein isoform X1 — protein MRRGAALLLVAVFAVFAVAKLSRGSADTPPAETNGDSSSAQSGLGKLEQHDQTNPNPNKEHVIHQEGVSNDIGDNNKKDNSTEVTSIRRDDSVPQPKDKDNSITKPSQARDFLEDPLIKECDPSHRCIIENKKFIACLKVSGEDSSALSLLMDNRGINPLDVSITATDYVTLAEDAIHVEAKDHNETQVRVSVSDDANKATIVLKVAENSCNISIHNAITRETGRVIRMPLTSTYTLLPIFLLLAVVGVCIMLRRTRKQDGEPAYQKLDMSDLPVSVGGKKEPDHQSDKWDDNWGDDWDDEEAPMTPSKPLPNPSSKGLAPRRSTKDGWKD, from the exons ATGCGGCGGGGCGCTGCGCTGCTCCTGGTGGCCGTCTTCGCCGTGTTCGCCGTAGCGAAGTTGAGCCGG GGTAGTGCTGATACGCCACCAGCCGAAACaaatggtgatagctctagtgcaCAGTCAGGCCTTGGGAAATTGGAACAGCATGATCAGACAAATCCTAATCCTAATAAAGAGCATGTGATCCACCAGGAAGGAGTCAGCAATGATATTGGTGACAACAATAAGAAGGATAACTCAACAGAAGTAACCAGCATCAGAAGAGATGACTCGGTACCGCAGCCAAAGGACAAAGATAACAGCATAACAAAGCCTTCACAAGCACGAGATTTCTTGGAAGATCCTCTTATCAAGGAGTGTGATCCATCACATAGATGTATCATTGAAAATAAGAAATTCATCGCCTGCTTGAAAGTTTCTGGAGAAG ACTCATCAGCTCTGTCACTTCTGATGGACAACAGAGGCATAAACCCACTTGATGTTAGCATCACGGCCACAGATTATGTCACTTTAGCTGAAGATGCCATCCATGTTGAAGCAAAGGATCACAATGAG ACACAGGTGAGAGTTTctgttagtgatgatgcaaacaAGGCGACAATAGTCCTCAAAGTTGCAGAAAACTCCTGTAACATTAGCATTCACAATGCAATCACAAGGGAGACTGGCAGAGTTATTCGGATGCCACTTACATCAACATACACGCTGCTGCCTATCTTTCTTCTCCTTGCTGTGGTGGGAGTGTGCATCATGCTTCGGAGGACACGCAAGCAAGATGGCGAACCTGCATATCAGAAGCTAGACATGTCAGACTTACCAGTTTCGGTTGGAGGCAAGAAAGAACCTGATCATCAGTCTGATAAGTGGGACGACAACTGGGGAGATGACTGGGACGATGAGGAAGCTCCGATGACACCATCCAAACCTCTGCCCAACCCTTCGTCCAAAGGTCTCGCTCCGAGGAGATCGACAAAAGATGGCTGGAAAGACTAG
- the LOC136512625 gene encoding uncharacterized protein isoform X2, with protein MRRGAALLLVAVFAVFAVAKLSRGSADTPPAETNGDSSSAQSGLGKLEQHDQTNPNPNKEHVIHQEGVSNDIGDNNKKDNSTEVTSIRRDDSVPQPKDKDNSITKPSQARDFLEDPLIKECDPSHRCIIENKKFIACLKVSGEDSSALSLLMDNRGINPLDVSITATDYVTLAEDAIHVEAKDHNEVRVSVSDDANKATIVLKVAENSCNISIHNAITRETGRVIRMPLTSTYTLLPIFLLLAVVGVCIMLRRTRKQDGEPAYQKLDMSDLPVSVGGKKEPDHQSDKWDDNWGDDWDDEEAPMTPSKPLPNPSSKGLAPRRSTKDGWKD; from the exons ATGCGGCGGGGCGCTGCGCTGCTCCTGGTGGCCGTCTTCGCCGTGTTCGCCGTAGCGAAGTTGAGCCGG GGTAGTGCTGATACGCCACCAGCCGAAACaaatggtgatagctctagtgcaCAGTCAGGCCTTGGGAAATTGGAACAGCATGATCAGACAAATCCTAATCCTAATAAAGAGCATGTGATCCACCAGGAAGGAGTCAGCAATGATATTGGTGACAACAATAAGAAGGATAACTCAACAGAAGTAACCAGCATCAGAAGAGATGACTCGGTACCGCAGCCAAAGGACAAAGATAACAGCATAACAAAGCCTTCACAAGCACGAGATTTCTTGGAAGATCCTCTTATCAAGGAGTGTGATCCATCACATAGATGTATCATTGAAAATAAGAAATTCATCGCCTGCTTGAAAGTTTCTGGAGAAG ACTCATCAGCTCTGTCACTTCTGATGGACAACAGAGGCATAAACCCACTTGATGTTAGCATCACGGCCACAGATTATGTCACTTTAGCTGAAGATGCCATCCATGTTGAAGCAAAGGATCACAATGAG GTGAGAGTTTctgttagtgatgatgcaaacaAGGCGACAATAGTCCTCAAAGTTGCAGAAAACTCCTGTAACATTAGCATTCACAATGCAATCACAAGGGAGACTGGCAGAGTTATTCGGATGCCACTTACATCAACATACACGCTGCTGCCTATCTTTCTTCTCCTTGCTGTGGTGGGAGTGTGCATCATGCTTCGGAGGACACGCAAGCAAGATGGCGAACCTGCATATCAGAAGCTAGACATGTCAGACTTACCAGTTTCGGTTGGAGGCAAGAAAGAACCTGATCATCAGTCTGATAAGTGGGACGACAACTGGGGAGATGACTGGGACGATGAGGAAGCTCCGATGACACCATCCAAACCTCTGCCCAACCCTTCGTCCAAAGGTCTCGCTCCGAGGAGATCGACAAAAGATGGCTGGAAAGACTAG